From one Gallionella capsiferriformans ES-2 genomic stretch:
- the phoU gene encoding phosphate signaling complex protein PhoU — MNTSDHTSKQFDVELEAIRAYVLQMGGLVESQIKSAIVSLVDGDVALMNRVIEDDHRVNAMEVKIDEACSQVIARRQPTASDLRLVMMVVKTITDLERIGDEAEKIARMAKMLSQKHGLAIPRYNEVKHASEIAVDMLRKSLDAFARLDVQMAADVVRQDDLVDDEFRSIMRYLITFMMEDPRTISTSLEILFVAKAIERIGDHAKNISEYVIYMVKGRDVRHVTRDEIEREIQ; from the coding sequence ATGAATACCAGTGATCATACCTCCAAGCAGTTCGATGTCGAACTTGAAGCGATACGCGCCTATGTGTTGCAGATGGGCGGACTGGTAGAGAGCCAGATCAAGAGCGCGATCGTGTCTTTAGTGGATGGCGATGTGGCCTTGATGAACCGGGTGATTGAGGACGATCATCGGGTTAATGCGATGGAAGTTAAGATCGACGAGGCCTGTTCGCAGGTGATTGCGCGCCGCCAGCCGACGGCCAGCGATTTGCGTTTGGTGATGATGGTCGTGAAAACGATTACCGATCTTGAGCGTATCGGCGATGAGGCTGAAAAAATTGCCCGCATGGCTAAGATGTTGTCGCAAAAACACGGGCTGGCGATTCCGCGTTACAACGAAGTCAAGCACGCCTCTGAAATTGCCGTGGATATGCTGCGTAAGTCTTTGGATGCGTTCGCGCGATTGGATGTGCAGATGGCGGCCGATGTGGTGCGTCAGGACGATCTGGTGGATGATGAGTTTCGCTCTATCATGCGCTATTTGATCACCTTCATGATGGAAGATCCGCGCACGATTTCGACCTCGCTGGAAATCTTATTTGTCGCCAAAGCCATTGAGCGCATCGGAGATCATGCCAAAAATATTTCAGAGTATGTCATCTATATGGTCAAAGGGCGCGATGTGCGTCACGTTACGCGCGATGAAATAGAGCGGGAAATCCAGTAG
- the ppx gene encoding exopolyphosphatase, producing the protein MEQHPVLAAVDLGSNSFRLQVAKVEGEQLYMLDGLREPVRLAAGLTADNYLDEAARQRALAALARFGERLRDLPPEAVRVVGTNSLRVAVNAAEFIAEAEQVLGFPIEVIAGREEARLIYMGVAHGLPQSDDQLLVMDIGGGSTEFIIGHGLTPLKLESLYMGCVSFSSRYFPMGKITKNNLARAELAARSELQNIVADYKGQWQKAIGSSGTAKAIAEILELNGWSRSGITREGLDLFRAHLLKVGDVHKLTLLGLRPDRLPALAGGFAIMYAAFDELGIEHMQLGLSALREGVLYDLWGRFHNNDMRDVTVRHFMRRYHVDVKQVERVTRLSDVLARQFFGSEVNAQALQVLGWVASLHGVGIRVAHNGYQKHTAYILANADMPGFSKKEQNRLSLLALAHRGSLKKLQGLLTETEDCLLVMSLRLAALFYRNRSDVVLPDMAASCNGAKFSLAIDAGWLKQNPLTETALQEEVKQWKSLGVAVQLIKK; encoded by the coding sequence ATGGAACAACATCCAGTTCTTGCTGCGGTCGATTTAGGGTCAAACAGCTTCAGACTTCAGGTAGCCAAGGTAGAAGGCGAGCAATTGTATATGCTGGACGGATTGCGCGAGCCTGTGCGTCTGGCCGCTGGCCTCACTGCCGACAATTATCTCGATGAGGCAGCCCGGCAGCGTGCGCTGGCCGCGTTAGCGCGTTTTGGCGAGCGTCTGCGCGACTTGCCGCCGGAGGCTGTGCGCGTTGTAGGGACTAACTCGCTGCGTGTGGCAGTCAATGCTGCAGAATTCATCGCCGAGGCTGAGCAGGTGCTGGGCTTTCCCATTGAAGTGATCGCAGGCCGCGAAGAGGCGCGCTTGATTTATATGGGCGTCGCACATGGCCTGCCGCAGTCGGATGATCAGCTGCTGGTGATGGATATCGGTGGCGGTTCGACTGAATTTATTATCGGTCACGGGCTCACGCCACTCAAACTGGAGAGCCTGTACATGGGCTGCGTCAGTTTTAGCAGCCGGTATTTTCCGATGGGGAAAATCACCAAGAATAATTTGGCCCGTGCCGAACTTGCAGCGCGCAGCGAGTTGCAAAATATCGTTGCCGACTATAAAGGGCAATGGCAAAAAGCGATCGGTTCATCGGGGACCGCCAAGGCAATCGCTGAAATTCTGGAATTGAATGGCTGGAGCCGGAGCGGGATTACGCGCGAAGGGCTCGATTTATTCCGGGCGCATCTGCTCAAAGTGGGCGATGTGCACAAGTTGACACTGCTGGGATTGCGTCCGGACCGTCTGCCTGCGCTCGCGGGCGGCTTTGCCATTATGTATGCCGCGTTTGATGAATTGGGTATCGAACACATGCAGTTGGGTTTGAGCGCGCTGCGCGAAGGCGTGCTCTACGATTTGTGGGGACGTTTTCACAACAACGATATGCGAGATGTGACTGTCAGGCATTTCATGCGCCGCTATCACGTTGATGTCAAACAGGTTGAGCGCGTGACGAGGCTGTCCGATGTGCTGGCAAGGCAGTTTTTCGGTTCGGAGGTGAATGCGCAGGCGTTGCAGGTGCTGGGGTGGGTTGCCAGTTTGCACGGCGTGGGTATCCGGGTCGCACACAATGGCTATCAAAAACATACCGCTTATATTCTCGCCAATGCCGATATGCCCGGGTTTTCCAAGAAGGAGCAGAATAGACTCAGTTTGCTGGCCTTGGCGCATCGGGGGAGTCTGAAAAAATTGCAGGGGCTGCTGACGGAAACTGAGGACTGTCTGCTCGTGATGAGTTTAAGGCTGGCCGCGTTGTTTTATCGCAACCGAAGCGATGTCGTGCTGCCTGATATGGCGGCCAGTTGTAACGGGGCTAAATTTTCGCTAGCTATCGATGCCGGCTGGCTGAAGCAAAATCCACTGACAGAGACCGCCTTGCAGGAAGAAGTGAAGCAGTGGAAATCGCTGGGTGTTGCCGTACAACTCATCAAAAAATAA